One window from the genome of Bactrocera oleae isolate idBacOlea1 unplaced genomic scaffold, idBacOlea1 ctg00000010.1, whole genome shotgun sequence encodes:
- the LOC138858510 gene encoding uncharacterized protein: MPPPRRRRVKSLAGSEESGPSTITVDTSGDEMVGPPVRSPPRQKARLGSAGETGGEEGGSGSCSGCGKGDTAEKAAVHPAKSGEGEVRVTSAYVGAQKSGTAEVGLVRGDEGATKTGAKKASASKGSVGRGFQPGVPEVRREDGQSSLEGGP; this comes from the exons atgcctccaccacggaggaggagggttaagtcCCTCGCTGGGAGCGAAGAGTCGGGGCCATCAACCATTACGGTCGACACTTCGGGAGACGAGATGGTGGGGCCACCGGTAAGGTCCCCGCCTCGGCAgaaggcgcgtttggggtcTGCGGGTGAAACGGGGGGTGAAGAGGGCGGGAGCGGTAGTTGTAGCGGATGCGGTAAaggtgacaccgctgaaaaagcggctgttcaccccgcaaagtcgggcgagggcgAAGTGCGTGTTACGAGCGCTTATGTGGGCGCGCAGAAATCGGGCACTGCAGAAGTTGGTCTCGTGCGTGGTGACGAGGGCGCGACAAAAACGGGCGCAAAGAAGGCGAGCGCGAGTAAGGGTAGTGTGGGCAGAG gatttcagcccggcgtccctGAGGTCAGAcgtgaggatggtcagtcgtccctggaaggtggcccctga